CAACCGCGTGATCTGCGAAGTCGACCCCGAATACGCGGTCGAGACGCACAATCGGGTGGCGTGACGCGGACGTAGCAGGCCGATCAGCCGCCCGCGCTTGACATTCCAACTTGACGAACGACATCTTCCTCTCCGCTTGTAGCATCCGATCGCGCGTATCGAGGACTTGTCGCCTTGCCAAACCCGCATGATTTTCACACGCCACAACCGTCCTACACCAGGGACGAGTTGCTGAGATCGAGCGAAGGCGGCTATTTCGGCCCGGGCAACGCGCAGTTGCCGGCACCGCCGATGCTCATGATGGACCGCATCACTGAGATCAGCCTGGACGGCGGCGCGTTCGGCAAGGGTCACATCGTGGGCGAGCTCGACATTGTGCCGGGCCATTGGTTCTTCGATTGCCACTTTCGCGGTGACGCGATGATGCCGGCCTCTCTGGGGCTGGATGCGATGTGGCAGATGGTCGGCTACTGGCTCGGCTGGTCAGGCTCACCGGGCAAGGGCCGCGCCATCGGCGTCGGCGAGGTTGAGGTCACGGGCGCCATCACGCCGGAGACGCGATCCGTGCGCTACGAGGTCGCCATGCGCATGGTCCGCCGCGGCAAGCTGGTGCTCGGAATTGCCGACGGCCGCGTGCTTGCTGATGCCGTCTGTGTCTTCACGGCGAAGGATATGCGGGTTGGCCTGACCAAGGCCGCGGAGTGAGGTCGACGCGCGCACGAGCGCGCTTCAGGATGACATCTCGTAGGGCAAAGGCGCGTAGCGCTGCGCCCACCATCTCTCCAGCATCGCTATTTTGAACGGTGGGCGCGCTTCGCTTTGCCCACCCTACGCGCTAGCTTCTTGGCTGCTTTCTTGGCCGGTCCCTTCTTGGCAACAGCCTTCTTCGGCTCTGCCTTCTTCGCCGCAGCTTTCTTCCTCGGCCGCTTCTTCACCTTGGCGCGCTGGGCGGCGGCAAGCGCCGCCCTCGCCCATTGCGCCAGTTCCTCGGAATCGTCGAACAGGCGCGCCGGCAGCTCCCAGTAGGAGTTCACCAGCACGGTCTTGGCGCGGGTCGAATACTGGAACGGTTTTGAGCCTTCGGCTTCAAAGTCCGGAATAGTCACCTCGTCGGCACGGAAAAACAGCCCGGCGCGCAAAGCGAGCGCGAAGTTGATGCCGTCGGCGGAGATGCCGTAGCCGGAGAACATCTTTCGGATAGCAACGGGGCCGAAATCGGCGAACAGGTCGATCAGGAATTCGCGGTCCATCGAGGGCTTCCCTGCGCAAGCAAGCGAACCCTCATAGCATCTCCGTCATTGCGAGCGAAGCGAAGCAATCCAGAATCCCTCCGCGGAAAGACCCTGGATTGCTTCGCTTCGCTCGCAATGACGCTGGGGCTTACCCGTCGATCTTGGCCGGGCGCAGCTCGACCGATTCGCCGCAGCCGCAGGCGGAGATCTGGTTGGGGTTGTTGAAGACGAACTGGGCCTGCATCTTGTCGGCCTTGTAGTCCATCTCGGTGCCGAGCAGGAACAGCACGGCCTTGGGGTCGACCAGGATCTTGACGCCCTTGTCCTCGACGACCTCGTCGGTCGGGCGGACATCGTGGGCGTATTCGACCGTATAGGACTGACCGGCGCAGCCGCCGTTCTTGACGCCGACGCGCAAGCCCACGATCTCGGAGTCCGCGCGGTGGGTCAGCTCGCTGATGCGCTGGGCGGCGGCATCGGTCAACCGCATCACCTGCGGGCGGGGCCGCTTCGGCTTCGGAGTAGATGCTGGTGTCGAGCCTGACGAAATTTGGGTCATGTCAGTGATGTGGTCCGTTGCGGAGCGAATTCAATATCAAGGTTACGTGTCACCACATATTGAGGACGAGGCGGGCCTCGTCGCTCATGCGTTCCGGCGACCAGGCCGGCTCCCAGACGACCTTGACGTCGACCACGCCGACGCCGGGGACGCTGGCGACGGCGTTCTCGACCATGGTCGGCAGCTCGCCGGCGGCTGGGCAGTTCGGCGTCGTCAGCGTCATCTGGACGTCGACGGAGCGATCGTCCTTGATCTCGACCTTGTAGATCAGGCCGAGCTCGTAGATGTCGGCCGGGATTTCCGGATCGAACACGGTCTTGAGGCCGGCGATGATCTCGGTCGTGAGACGCTCGGTCTCCTCCGGCGGCAGCGCCGAATGGGTCTCCATCGGATTGGCTTTGATTTCGGCCGTGTCACTCATGCGAACAAATCCCGCGCCTTCAGCAGCGCCTGTGCCAGATGATCGACTTCTTCCCGCGTATTATACATGCCGAACGAGGCGCGGCAGGTCGCCGTCACGTTGAACCGCTCTAAAAGCGGCATCACGCAATGGGTGCCGGCACGGACCGCGATGCCCTGACGGTCGATCACGGTGGCGACGTCATGGGCGTGCGCGCCCTTGAGCTCGAAGGAGATCACCGGGCCCTTGCCCCGCGCGGTGCCGATCAGCCTGAGCGAGTTGATCTCGCGCAGTTTGTCCTGGGCATAGGTGACGAGCTCGTGCTCGTGCGCGGCGATGCGCTCCTTGCCGATCGAATTGACATAGTCGATGGCGGCGCCAAGGCCGACGGCCTCGACGATCGCGGGCGTGCCCGCCTCGAATTTGTGCGGGGGATCGCCATAGGTGACGACCTCGCGCGAGACCTCGCGGATCATCTCGCCGCCGCCATTGTAGGGGCGCATCGCGACAAGATGCTCGTACTTGGCCCAGAGCACGCCGATGCCGGTCGGCCCGTACACCTTGTGGCCGGTAAAGACATAGAAGTCGCAGCCGATATCCTGGACGTCGACGGGCATGTGCACGGCGCCCTGGCTGCCGTCGACCAGCACGGGAATGCCGCGGGCATGGGCGATCTTCACGACGTCCTTGACCGGCACGATGGTGCCGAGCGCATTCGACATCTGCGTGATCGCGACCAGCTTGGTCTTCGACGTCAGCAGCTTCTCGAACTCGTCGATGAGGAAGTTGCCTTCGTCGTCGACCGGCGCCCACTTGATCACGGCGCCCTGACGTTCCCTGAGGAAATGCCAGGGCACGATGTTGGAGTGGTGCTCCATGATCGAGAGGACGATCTCGTCGCCTTCCCCGATGTTCGGGCCGCCCCAGGACGAGGCGACGAGATTGATCGCTTCGGTGGCGTTGCGGGTGAAGATCACTTCTTCGGTGCGCGCCGCGTTGATGAACTGCGCAACCTTGGTGCGACCGCCCTCATAGGCTTCGGTCGCGGCGTTGGCGAGGTAGTGAAGGCCGCGATGGACGTTGGCGTATTCGGACGTATAGGCCTGCGTCATGCGATCGAGCACAACGCTCGGCTTCTGCGCGGAGGCCGCGTTGTCGAGATAGACCAGCGGCTTGCCGTAGACTTGCATGGCGAGCGCCGGAAAGTCCTGACGCACCCGTTCAACGTCATAGGCGCCGTTCTTGACTGCCGGATGCGTGCTCATGACCGGCGCTCCAGCCAGCGTTCGGCAATGCCGATCACGTGCTCGCGCAAGCCATCATCGGCGATCTGCTCGATCGCTTCGCCCACGAAGGCCTGGATCAGCAGCGCCTGGGCCTGCTTCTCCGGCAGGCCGCGGGCCTTCAGATAGAACAGTAGGCTGTCGTCCAGCGCGCCGGCAGTGGCGCCGTGGCCGCAGGAGACGTCGTCGGCAAAGATCTCGAGCTCGGGCTTGTTGTCGGCCTCGGCTTCGTCCGAGAGCAGCAGCGCGCGGGTCATCATCTTGCCGTCGGTCTTCTGCGCGTCGGGACGGACGATGATGCGGCCCTGGAACACAGAGTGGGCGCGATCGTCGATCACCGCGCGGAAGACTTCGCGGCTGACGCAGTTCGGCACCGCGTGGTCGACCACCAGCGTGGTGTCGCCATGCTCGGTCTTCTGCAACAGGTTGACGCCGTTGGCCGACAGCTCGCTGCCCTCGCCCCCCAGCGTGATGAAGCCTTGCAGGCGGCTGACGGCCGCGCCAGTGGTCATGTTGAAGAAATTGAGTTTGACGTTGGCGCCGACCGTCACGAAATGCGAGGTCACGTTCACCGCGTCAGGCGCATCGTCCATCAGGCGGATATGCGCGACGTCGGCATCGTCACCAACCGTGAGGAGCACGGCGTCGTTGATCTGGTAGGCTTGGGCGCCAGCCGCAACGAAACTCTCGACGATGGTGGCGTGAGCGCCCTTCCCGATCGCGACCTGCGACCGGGTGAAGGCCGACGCGGAAGCTGCGGTCGCGATGTGGATGATCTGGATCGGCGCGGAGAGCTGAGCGCCATCGGCAATCGAAAGCACCACGCCATCGGTCGCCATCGCCGCATTCAGCGCGATCACGGCGTCGGTGGACGCGGTCTTCAGCAGCCCGGCATCCTTCTCCAGCGTCTCCCGCAACGTCTTGAATCCCACCTCAGCGGCAAGCGCCTTCACGTCGGAGAGATCGGCCACGAACACGCCGTCGACCAGCACCAGCTTGCGGGCACCCGCAATCGCATGCGCCTTCACGGCCTCGGCGGCGCGCTTCAGCGCGGCTGCATCCGGTGCGGCCGCGAGCGGCAGCACCTCGCCGACCAGCGCGCGCAGGTCGGTGTATTTCCATTCTTCGATCCGGCGGTGCGGCAGGCCGAGACGCTCGTAGGTCTCGAACGCCTCGCGGCGCATTGCTGCCACTCCAGGCGAACCCGGCAAGCGGCCTTCGGCGCTGGTGAAGAGATCGCTCACCGCGCGGCCGTTTCCGGTCTTTGCCACAGCAACGTTCATCGTAAAATTCCTTACGCGGCGTCCTCGAACTGGGTGTAGCCGGACGCTTCCAGCTCCAGCGCCAGTTCCTTGCCGCCGCTCTTCACGACACGGCCCTTCGACATCACGTGCACGACGTCGGGCACGATGTAGTTCAGCAGCCGCTGATAATGGGTGATGACGACCATCGCGCGCTTGGGCGAATGCAGCGCGTTGACGCCGTCGGCCGCAATGCGCAACGCGTCGATGTCGAGACCGGAATCCATCTCGTCGAGGATGCACAGGCTCGGCTCGAACAGCGCCATCTGCAACACCTCGTTGCGCTTCTTCTCGCCGCCGGAGAAACCGACATTGACGCCGCGCTTGAGCATGTCCTGCGGGATGTTGAGCGACTTCGACACTTCGCGGACCTTCTTCAAGAAGTCCGGCACCATCAGCTCACTCTCGCCGCGCGCCTTGCGCTGTGCGTTCAGCGCGGTCCGCAGGAAATTCATGGTGGTGACGCCGGGAATCTCGACCGGATACTGGAACGCCAGGAACACGCCCTTGGCGGCGCGCTCCTCTGGCGCCATCTCCAGGAGATCCTCGCCCTTGAACAGGATCTGGCCGTCGGTCACCTCATAGCCGGGCTTGCCGGCGATGACGTGCGAGAGCGTCGACTTGCCGGAGCCGTTCGGCCCCATGATCGCGTGGATCTCGCCCTCGTTCACGGTCAGCGTCAGCCCGTGGAGAATCTCACGCTCCTCGACACGAACCTTCAGGTCTTTCACTTCAAGCAAAGCCATCTTGGTATCCAGTTTATTCAATTGATGTTGGAGCGCGAGATGCGCGCCGCGAGGGGGCGGCAATTAGCCAACCGACCCTTCAAGCGAGATCGAGATCAGCTTCTGTGCTTCCACCGCGAATTCCATCGGCAGTTGCTGCAGCACATCCTTGACGAAGCCGTTGACGACGAGGCCGACAGCCTCTTCCTGGCTGAGGCCGCGCTGGACGCAGTAGAACAGCACGTCCTCGGAGATTTTTGAG
This portion of the Bradyrhizobium diazoefficiens genome encodes:
- the sufC gene encoding Fe-S cluster assembly ATPase SufC encodes the protein MALLEVKDLKVRVEEREILHGLTLTVNEGEIHAIMGPNGSGKSTLSHVIAGKPGYEVTDGQILFKGEDLLEMAPEERAAKGVFLAFQYPVEIPGVTTMNFLRTALNAQRKARGESELMVPDFLKKVREVSKSLNIPQDMLKRGVNVGFSGGEKKRNEVLQMALFEPSLCILDEMDSGLDIDALRIAADGVNALHSPKRAMVVITHYQRLLNYIVPDVVHVMSKGRVVKSGGKELALELEASGYTQFEDAA
- the fabA gene encoding bifunctional 3-hydroxydecanoyl-ACP dehydratase/trans-2-decenoyl-ACP isomerase: MPNPHDFHTPQPSYTRDELLRSSEGGYFGPGNAQLPAPPMLMMDRITEISLDGGAFGKGHIVGELDIVPGHWFFDCHFRGDAMMPASLGLDAMWQMVGYWLGWSGSPGKGRAIGVGEVEVTGAITPETRSVRYEVAMRMVRRGKLVLGIADGRVLADAVCVFTAKDMRVGLTKAAE
- the sufD gene encoding Fe-S cluster assembly protein SufD, whose protein sequence is MNVAVAKTGNGRAVSDLFTSAEGRLPGSPGVAAMRREAFETYERLGLPHRRIEEWKYTDLRALVGEVLPLAAAPDAAALKRAAEAVKAHAIAGARKLVLVDGVFVADLSDVKALAAEVGFKTLRETLEKDAGLLKTASTDAVIALNAAMATDGVVLSIADGAQLSAPIQIIHIATAASASAFTRSQVAIGKGAHATIVESFVAAGAQAYQINDAVLLTVGDDADVAHIRLMDDAPDAVNVTSHFVTVGANVKLNFFNMTTGAAVSRLQGFITLGGEGSELSANGVNLLQKTEHGDTTLVVDHAVPNCVSREVFRAVIDDRAHSVFQGRIIVRPDAQKTDGKMMTRALLLSDEAEADNKPELEIFADDVSCGHGATAGALDDSLLFYLKARGLPEKQAQALLIQAFVGEAIEQIADDGLREHVIGIAERWLERRS
- a CDS encoding SUF system Fe-S cluster assembly protein, which codes for MSDTAEIKANPMETHSALPPEETERLTTEIIAGLKTVFDPEIPADIYELGLIYKVEIKDDRSVDVQMTLTTPNCPAAGELPTMVENAVASVPGVGVVDVKVVWEPAWSPERMSDEARLVLNMW
- a CDS encoding HesB/IscA family protein, which translates into the protein MTQISSGSTPASTPKPKRPRPQVMRLTDAAAQRISELTHRADSEIVGLRVGVKNGGCAGQSYTVEYAHDVRPTDEVVEDKGVKILVDPKAVLFLLGTEMDYKADKMQAQFVFNNPNQISACGCGESVELRPAKIDG
- a CDS encoding cysteine desulfurase; amino-acid sequence: MSTHPAVKNGAYDVERVRQDFPALAMQVYGKPLVYLDNAASAQKPSVVLDRMTQAYTSEYANVHRGLHYLANAATEAYEGGRTKVAQFINAARTEEVIFTRNATEAINLVASSWGGPNIGEGDEIVLSIMEHHSNIVPWHFLRERQGAVIKWAPVDDEGNFLIDEFEKLLTSKTKLVAITQMSNALGTIVPVKDVVKIAHARGIPVLVDGSQGAVHMPVDVQDIGCDFYVFTGHKVYGPTGIGVLWAKYEHLVAMRPYNGGGEMIREVSREVVTYGDPPHKFEAGTPAIVEAVGLGAAIDYVNSIGKERIAAHEHELVTYAQDKLREINSLRLIGTARGKGPVISFELKGAHAHDVATVIDRQGIAVRAGTHCVMPLLERFNVTATCRASFGMYNTREEVDHLAQALLKARDLFA
- a CDS encoding TfoX/Sxy family protein yields the protein MDREFLIDLFADFGPVAIRKMFSGYGISADGINFALALRAGLFFRADEVTIPDFEAEGSKPFQYSTRAKTVLVNSYWELPARLFDDSEELAQWARAALAAAQRAKVKKRPRKKAAAKKAEPKKAVAKKGPAKKAAKKLARRVGKAKRAHRSK